From a region of the Solanum stenotomum isolate F172 chromosome 2, ASM1918654v1, whole genome shotgun sequence genome:
- the LOC125855545 gene encoding AP-4 complex subunit mu has translation MISQFFVLSQRGDSIVFRDYRGDVPKGSAEIFFRKVKFWKEDGGEEAPPVFNVDGVNYFHVKVVGLLFVATSRTNLSPSLVLELLQRIARVIKDYLGVLNEDSLRKNFVLVYELLDEVVDFGYVQTTSTEILKSYIFNEPIMIDAGRLPPLGPAAMFMQGSKRMPGTAITKSVVANEPGGRKREEIFVDIIEKISITFSSSGYILTSEIDGTIQMKSYLTGNPEIKLALNEDLGIGRAGGRSGYDYGGSAGSGAVVLDDCNFHESVQLDSFDVDRTLTLVPPDGEFPVMNYRITQEFKPPFRINTLIEEAGSLKAEVILKIRAEFPSDITANTILVQMPLPTYTSRVSFELEPGTVGQTTDFKESNKRLEWSLKKVVGGSDHTLRAKLTFSQESHGNITKEAGPVSMTFTIPMYNPSRLQVKYLQIAKKSKTYNPYRWVRYVTQANSYVARI, from the exons ATGATTTCTCAGTTCTTTGTGCTTTCTCAGAGAGGCGACAGCATCGTCTTCCGCGACT ATCGGGGTGATGTACCGAAAGGAAGTGCAGAGATCTTCTTCCGGAAAGTAAAGTTTTGGAAAGAAGATGGCGGAGAGGAAGCACCTCCTGTATTT AATGTGGATGGTGTGAACTACTTTCATGTGAAGGTAGTTGGTCTGCTTTTTGTAGCAACATCTAGGACAAATTTGTCGCCTTCTCTAGTGTTGGAGCTTCTCCAGAGGATTGCACGTGTAATCAAAGATTACCTCGGTGTTCTAAATGAAGACTCATTGCGGAAAAATTTTGTGCTCGTGTATGAGCTTCTTGATGAAGTTGTT GATTTTGGTTATGTGCAAACGACATCGACAGAAATCTTAAAGTCTTACATATTTAATGAGCCAATTATGATTGATGCTGGCCGCTTGCCACCCCTTGGTCCTGCAGCCATGTTCatg CAAGGATCCAAAAGAATGCCAGGGACAGCAATTACTAAATCTGTTGTGGCAAATGAACCTGGGGGGAGAAAGAGGGAGGAGATTTTCGTggatataattgaaaaaataagcATTACTTTCAGCTCAAGT GGATATATATTGACTTCTGAAATTGATGGGACCATTCAAATGAAGAGCTATCTTACTGGTAATCCAGAAATCAAATTAGCTCTGAATGAGGATCTGGGAATTGGAAGGGCCGGTGGGAGATCAGGTTATG ATTATGGAGGTTCGGCTGGGTCTGGAGCAGTAGTACTGGATGATTGCAATTTCCATGAATCTGTGCAACTTGATAGTTTTGATGTGGACAGGACCTTGACTCTG GTTCCGCCGGATGGTGAATTTCCTGTCATGAATTACCGGATAACCCAGGAATTCAAGCCTCCCTTTCGTATTAATACTTTGATTGAAGAAGCTGGATCACTTAAG GCTGAAGTTATCTTGAAGATCCGTGCTGAATTTCCTTCGGACATTACTGCAAATACAATCTTGGTACAAATGCCGCTGCCTACATATACAAGCAG AGTAAGCTTTGAGTTGGAACCTGGAACAGTTGGTCAAACAACTGATTTTAAGGAATCCAATAagaggcttgagtggagtttgAAGAAG GTTGTCGGTGGATCAGACCATACATTACGTGCCAAGCTAACATTTTCGCAAGAGTCACACG GAAATATCACCAAGGAAGCTGGACCAGTGAGCATGACCTTCACAATCCCAATGTATAATCCTTCAAGGCTTCAG GTGAAATATCTACAAATCGCAAAGAAGTCAAAGACATATAATCCTTATCGGTGGGTGAGATATGTGACTCAGGCCAATTCGTATGTTGCTCGTATATGA
- the LOC125856984 gene encoding AT-hook motif nuclear-localized protein 17 produces the protein MKREYVLEEKNKNKDHSSNTNTMFGKLHHHQNQSPQHFQHHHQQQQQQQHLQQHQHQHQHQQHNFHHPAFQLTRECQTSEEADSTTHRMSPTNRNDTLNPQPVNAVAPPPPQQQQPPSSAGNDGATIEVVRRPRGRPPGSKNKPKPPVIITRDAEPSMSPYILEIPIGVDIINSITKFCRKRNMGLCVLNGSGTVTNVTLRQPSTTPVSTVTFHGRFDILSISATVVQPNASVPSNNGIANGFTISLAGPQGQVVGGGVIGPLVTAGTVYLIAATFNGPSYHRLPVEEELARNNSGGGNEDGSSPPPHAEVSGGDSGHPPSTTAPETCGMSMYSCHLPSDVIWAPTARQPQPPPPPPY, from the exons atgaAAAGAGAGTATGtactagaagaaaaaaataaaaataaagatcatTCTAGTAACACAAACACTATGTTTGGTAAACTTCATCATCACCAAAATCAAtctcctcaacattttcaacaccatcaccaacaacaacaacaacagcagcaccttcagcagcaccagcaccAGCACCAGCATCAGCAGCATAATTTTCACCATCCAGCTTTTCAACTAACTCGCGAATGCCAAACTTCAGAAGAAGCAGACAGTACTACTCATCGAATGAGTCCTACAAACAGAAACGATACTTTAAACCCTCAACCGGTTAATGCAGTAGCACCGCCGCCGCCTCAGCAGCAGCAGCCACCTTCCTCCGCCGGTAACGACGGTGCTACGATTGAAGTTGTTCGCCGTCCCCGCGGCCGTCCGCCTGGTTCGAAAAACAAACCTAAACCACCTGTTATCATTACTCGTGATGCTGAACCATCTATGAGTCCTTATATACTTGAAATTCCAATTGGAGTTGATATTATCAACTCTATTACCAAGTTTTGTAGAAAACGGAATATGGGTCTTTGTGTTCTTAACGGTTCAG gtaCTGTAACGAATGTTACTCTCCGGCAACCGTCAACTACACCGGTTTCGACTGTTACCTTTCATGGCAGATTCGATATACTGTCGATTTCAGCAACAGTTGTTCAACCAAATGCGAGTGTTCCATCGAACAATGGGATAGCAAATGGGTTCACAATTTCATTAGCAGGTCCACAAGGTCAAGTTGTGGGCGGTGGCGTAATCGGACCTCTTGTTACCGCCGGGACGGTGTATTTAATCGCTGCAACTTTTAACGGTCCGTCTTATCATCGGTTACCGGTGGAGGAGGAATTAGCAAGGAATAATTCTGGTGGTGGAAATGAAGACGGGTCGTCGCCGCCGCCGCATGCGGAGGTTTCTGGTGGAGATAGTGGACATCCACCGTCAACGACGGCGCCGGAAACTTGTGGGATGTCGATGTACAGCTGTCATTTGCCGTCGGATGTGATATGGGCACCTACTGCTAGACAACCACAACcaccacctccaccaccttACTAA